The following coding sequences lie in one Danio rerio strain Tuebingen ecotype United States chromosome 3, GRCz12tu, whole genome shotgun sequence genomic window:
- the eve1 gene encoding even-skipped-like1 isoform X1, whose translation MLAEDRESPVSTVAHADSDQGEEECPRISLLNGIDQSRRHRTAFTREQLTRLEQEYCKESYVSRPRRCELAAALNLPETTIKVWFQNRRMKDKRQRHSLHWPNPLDPNLCAFMVGQTAAALPYPLLPRLPIHLYSHLGMGSLSGFSTPYSATTRPVDTLHLPPSTYPWLGGLPQPALYSPVQTMHHPVGCHCPQCLQWRPDHLLKPRGGARTGLQPQTFGSASG comes from the exons TACTGTTGCTCATGCTGACAGTGACCAAGGAGAGGAAGAATGCCCTCGTATTTCACTACTGAATGGTATCGACCAAAGTCGGCGGCACCGGACAGCTTTCACGAGGGAACAGCTGACTCGTCTTGAGCAAGAATACTGCAAAGAAAGTTACGTGTCTCGACCCAGGCGATGCGAACTGGCGGCAGCCCTTAACTTGCCCGAGACCACAATAAAG GTCTGGTTCCAGAACCGGAGAATGAAGGACAAGAGACAACGTCACAGTCTACACTGGCCAAATCCACTGGACCCGAACCTGTGTGCCTTCATGGTGGGTCAGACGGCTGCTGCTCTTCCCTACCCACTGCTGCCCCGCTTACCCATTCATCTATACTCTCATTTGGGCATGGGTAGTCTCTCTGGGTTTTCAACCCCCTACAGCGCCACCACAAGGCCAGTGGATACTTTGCACCTGCCTCCATCGACCTACCCCTGGTTAGGTGGTCTTCCACAACCAGCTCTCTATTCCCCCGTCCAGACAATGCATCATCCAGTAGGATGCCACTGTCCTCAATGCCTGCAATGGAGACCGGACCACCTGCTTAAACCTAGAGGGGGAGCTAGGACAGGCCTACAACCCCAAACCTTTGGCAGTGCTTCAGGATGA
- the eve1 gene encoding even-skipped-like1 (The RefSeq protein has 1 substitution compared to this genomic sequence), with product MPEDRELPVSTVAHADSDQGEEECPRISLLNGIDQSRRHRTAFTREQLTRLEQEYCKESYVSRPRRCELAAALNLPETTIKVWFQNRRMKDKRQRHSLHWPNPLDPNLCAFMVGQTAAALPYPLLPRLPIHLYSHLGMGSLSGFSTPYSATTRPVDTLHLPPSTYPWLGGLPQPALYSPVQTMHHPVGCHCPQCLQWRPDHLLKPRGGARTGLQPQTFGSASG from the exons TACTGTTGCTCATGCTGACAGTGACCAAGGAGAGGAAGAATGCCCTCGTATTTCACTACTGAATGGTATCGACCAAAGTCGGCGGCACCGGACAGCTTTCACGAGGGAACAGCTGACTCGTCTTGAGCAAGAATACTGCAAAGAAAGTTACGTGTCTCGACCCAGGCGATGCGAACTGGCGGCAGCCCTTAACTTGCCCGAGACCACAATAAAG GTCTGGTTCCAGAACCGGAGAATGAAGGACAAGAGACAACGTCACAGTCTACACTGGCCAAATCCACTGGACCCGAACCTGTGTGCCTTCATGGTGGGTCAGACGGCTGCTGCTCTTCCCTACCCACTGCTGCCCCGCTTACCCATTCATCTATACTCTCATTTGGGCATGGGTAGTCTCTCTGGGTTTTCAACCCCCTACAGCGCCACCACAAGGCCAGTGGATACTTTGCACCTGCCTCCATCGACCTACCCCTGGTTAGGTGGTCTTCCACAACCAGCTCTCTATTCCCCCGTCCAGACAATGCATCATCCAGTAGGATGCCACTGTCCTCAATGCCTGCAATGGAGACCGGACCACCTGCTTAAACCTAGAGGGGGAGCTAGGACAGGCCTACAACCCCAAACCTTTGGCAGTGCTTCAGGATGA